TCGAAACACTTCCTCAGCACCAGGGCCTCCTCTCCCTGTGAACACAGGCAGCAGGAAACACtgactcctcaagcagccagaCACTGATGGGATGTGAGAGGCTGCGGACTAAAAAGCTCCAGGATGTGATTTGTATTGAATGACTTCTGTATCTCAACAGAAAAGTGTCAGGTGTTTGGACTAAACTCAAAATACAGTGAACCAGCTCTAATGTGACTATGATGCAGGTGTGATGGATCATACCAAACTCTCTTAGGATAGGTCAAATGACACCACATGTAATTACAAGCGGCACCGTCATGGCTGCATCAAAAAGCACCGCCGTGACTTTCTCTACGTACCACAGAGAAAACCTCCTTCTGAAAGGGCAGGCCAACTGGCTGCCAGCCATTGGTGGATTTTTGGCGTCCGTTCTTTGGCTGCTTGGCAACCGTTCGCCCTCCGACGCTTGCAACGCCGAGCTTCTGCTTCTTGTTCCTGTTTAGAGGGCAGACAGCCGCGCTGATGCTGCCGGTGCCGCGTGCGCCAGACCTCGACCCGCTGGGCGACTTGGCAATCTGTGGACACTCCTTCGCCACCTGCAGCGGAGGCTGCGGTTGGCTGGGGTCGGACAGGGGAGTTTGAACGTGGGGCACTGATTGGCCGGCTGGAGGCACAGTGGGAAAGGGGCAGCCAGTGAGGGTTCTGGGGTCAGGCGAGATGGGGATGGAGGAAGAACTGTGATGGTCATTGAGGGTTGATGGGTAATCGTCTGCTGAAGAAACCAAACAGGCAACATAATCAAGTAGAGTGACAGACGGTCCTTTaagcagcagctgcagtgaTCAACAACCTTTAACAAGGTTACATAATAGAGACATGAACCACACTCTGTTGTTATTAGTTCCACCGAAGCAGCACATGTACATGGATATGTATTTATCTAATAAGTATCAAAATAATTGTGTgttacttgtactttacttgagtacttCCATGTTATGCAGCTTTATACatactacatttcagagggaacattttattttatacatttatttgacagctggTTAATAGTGACTGCAAATTAAGATTTTATGTGCGAAACCTTTACTGACCTCATAAATTCTGATGTATTGTGGACTATAATGTGGCTCAAGATAGCTCAACCTCAACATCAAAATGCTGCTTCCACAGTAGTGAAAACCCAGTGGTTAGATTAACTCCTCATGCTTTCATTTTGCTGtcaatacttgtgtacttttactggtGTAAAAGTGTATTGTCATACAAGACCAAGTGAGGCTGTAACAGCAAagctcctggttgtatagaattgACACAGGTGCATTTAATTGCTTTTGAAACCAGTCTTTGTTTTCCGGGAAGAAATACTTGTGTCCCTTTAAGTAATCGTCTGAATATTTCTGCCGAAATTACTACATTGTGATTTAATCATTGTATAATCTGAAGGCCTGAGGTGTTTTCACTTCACTCAGACCTCTCCTCAGGTGGATGTCTCTTACAAACAGCATTCTCATTACATTTTGAGATAAACATAATCCTCCTTGATTACAGTTGCAGTTTTAAACATATGGTTAAACATTGTgacaatatataaaacaaaacaaaaaaacgcaaCGAAACTACCTAGTGAGGTTTCGTAAAACATCATGGTGAAAATCAAATTTTCTGTACGtgactaattattattatccaaaTTGTCATCGAACCTTCCCAGTTGCAATTTGTTTTCCTCCCCTAGCATGACTGATCCAACCATTCTCACTCCTCatgcctcaacctaaccaacCCGACCAACTAAGGCAACGAGTCGTCAtaagaggcagagagaagggTTAGAAGGTCCAATGACATTATTATGCATAGTAATCATGGTAACCATGCTTAGTAATAAGCCATGTCGCACggaatgtgtgtattttcagaGCAATcgttttatgtatttatgtttaaatgtataatcGAAGTAACTGGTTTTGCTATATattttatgtctttttaaaagctGAACTGAGACAAATTCCTATCAACTGTATTGACATggcatttaattatttaattcaattcaggaGACCACCAATAAGCGGTTTCGCCCCAACAGGTGCAGCAAAAATCACAGGAGGGCGAGGGAGATGTCAATCAAACCTGAATTACACATGCTCATTCAGTACCGAGAAGAGGTCTAATCAggcagaaaagggaaaaaacacctgtgtgggtggacAAGGCCGTTTCACAGTAGACATTTTGACTCGTCATGTCAGGAAAACCACAGGTGTTGTGAATAATATTCACCATAGCTCTGTTCTATTCATGTGACCCAGAAAGCCATGACATTGTGACAGCAAGCCAACATGCACCAGGataagcagctaaatggaattcagccatcattaattCTATTATTTACACCGGTGCTTGTCCTACtctgaaaaatgtcaaaatgtcttctcaGAAATCTAATAGTGAAAACCTGTCAGTGCTCTTGTCAACAAGAGGCTCAGCCTGACCTGGTTTTGGTTGCTGGAGaccacggagagagagagcagcagtgtgtgttgcTTTGAGGTCACATTCAGATGTTTCTAACCATACACTCACATATTCCGGCAGCCACATAGTGTTTATGTGCTACACTGCAGACATCATAAAGAGTTTTCCTGTTCTGGTTCACATCTCTGACTAAAACTTTGTAACTAACTGCTGACATTTGAGCTCATACGATCAGCTCATTAGGTTTCAGCTGCAAAGGCCTTGTAGTCACTGTCCGGTTGCTTGTATTCAAACGAAGACAAAAGAGGTCTTGCCCTTTAtcggatattttttttttgttccctccCACTCAAGTGACATTCCAAAATGGGAGATTAAAAATGCCTAACATAATAGCTATTCTCAGCACATTGTACTGCTGTGGCGGCCGGAttagaggggagggggagggggagggggggggggggggacactgcATACAAAATAACCAAAGAACTATAGAGAGCTGAGCTCATGAACATTTTATACTAAAACCTAGTAGGGAAATCATTCTGTCTTACTTAAAGGAGTCAGTGATTGTACATATAAAGTTCAGTATCCTTGTCTTTGGGAGCTCAGCCTGTGAAACAAAATTGTGGCTCTGTAGGAAGCTCTCTAAAGTGACTACAATCTCCAAATTAACAACAATAAGCCTCAGTTACAAACTGGAGGCAAGGAGTTGAAGAAAGGTGTTTCACTGCATTTACCATGCAGTGAAAGTCTATTGCTACATTACAGACAACCGTGAACCTCCTAATAGAAAACATAGATCACTCAAAGCCggatcaaaataaaacaaaaaagattagTTTTGCTTTGTTACTTCTTCTTCattgatttgttgttttgtgttgcactGTCAAAGTGGCAATCTCTGAGATTTTGATTTTAAACTATTAAGCCTGTAAAGTCACTTGAGTCTATTGATGAAGGGGGTAACATAATGGTGATTGAGCCTATGACCCACCATTAAAGTatgacgatatatatatatatatatatatatatatatatatatatatatatatatatatatatatatatatatataaaatatttgcaGTATTCCTGGGATAAAAATGCGGTATTGCAGTTTTTCTCCATTGTATACACAAATTCTCAAATCGTGAGGCTCATATATCAACAACAAGACTACAGACTACTAAACTCTGAACACAAATCCAGTTTTCACTCAGATACAAATTCTAAATCAACCAGGACTGGAATCTTAACAATGGCCACTTTAAGGTTCATCCGCGGTACATCACTGCTCCACTTCACTCTGCAGCAGCAATAGATACACACATCCTATTAGGGTTCAGAAATGAAAAAGATAATGGGCACTCTACGTCCCTTATTCCTAACGTCTGAGGCCCTTGAGGAGTGTTGTTACATAAGTACCATcaagacagaaagacagtgCATTAACTAATCTTGTTGACTCAATTCAGACACTCTGCTGGAGGTTGACAAAGAATAAATCTAGCAAAATCAATCCTCCGTCTGCTCACCTCTTTTGATGCCGTGGTTACATTTGGTGCAGTCCGTGGGGCTGAAGGAGCACCCTCCTCTGGCGATGGCTGGAATCACACTGGTGTAGGACGAGTAGCCATTGATCCTGCAGGGCTCTCCGTAGCACGCCTCCACTGAGGTGCAGCAGTACACTGGATGGGTAATCCCTGAGGGCTGTGGACCGGTGCTGGGAAGCAGCTTGGGCCTCTTGCCGCTCTTTGGGCACAAAGCGAGGGGTGGCATGGGAGAGGGCGGGGTGTCCGGGTGGCTGAAGTGGACGTAGTAGCCGGGAAAACAGGTGTAGGCGTGTGGGCTGATGGTTATGGCTGCTGGGTGGCTTACGGAGTGAGGGGACtgaagatggtggtgatgatgatggtggtggtgatggtggtggtggaacATTGTGCCATCCTCTGGCTCCTTGAAGGTCTTGTCCCCCAGGAAGAGGGCCAGTCTGTGAGAGTACTCAACACACCTCTCTTGGGAGCAGCAGTAGCAGGAAGACACGTCAGTCTCCACCTGCTCCTTTTTGATTGTCTTCAAGGAGAATCCCAGTGAAGAGCCCCGATGGAGCTCATGTTTGAGACACTCCTGTCCTCCTACGGTGCCCTTCCACTCCGGATCCAAAGTCTCGCTTTTACACAAACTACAGCAACCCTGGATGGTCGAGTCCAGCTGGGAACGAACTGGATCCTCTGTACCCTGTTTTATGTGCTTTAGTTGGTCTGCATGTTTGGGATGCGTTGTTCTTTTGGTCAGTGTTGCTTCTCCACATACTGGTTTGCTGCTAATCTCACCCTGAGTCGTAGCTGCTGCTTCACTCCCACTCGCCGGCTTGGACTCCGTCTTCTTTTGCCGCTTGGTTCCATAGTGGGCACTCGTGAGTTTGAGCAGCGTTGCAGCAGTGAGGCCTGCTTGACGGCGAGGCGCTGGTGCAAACAAAGCCGACCAGTCGATGTTCTGAGCCTCCGCGGCTGACCGCCTCTGTTTTTTAGGTCTTTCCTTTGGGTCTGCTTTCCCTCGTGGAGAAACCTTTTTGGTTTTATGACTTCTATGTTCAGTTTTAGTGAGACTATCTTTAGCTTTATCTTCACTAGAAGGCTGCCGTTTCTTTGTGTGATTTGACGCCAGAGAATCATTTCTGTAGAGCAGCAAGC
The genomic region above belongs to Cyclopterus lumpus isolate fCycLum1 chromosome 22, fCycLum1.pri, whole genome shotgun sequence and contains:
- the bahd1 gene encoding bromo adjacent homology domain-containing 1 protein isoform X1 translates to MVKAQRSQPVKCGKPRKEKGSKEKGGGVKKGKERKNELRGRKKKDKKESLAGGDGEALDCRVLLTRLEEKRVEGKEKDASKSGKKKKVKVKKKLQSSSSQRRTKSGFKKTPTAKQQALEPKINQSDALLMFPAPVFEPRRRRMASLNAEAVNSLLLYRNDSLASNHTKKRQPSSEDKAKDSLTKTEHRSHKTKKVSPRGKADPKERPKKQRRSAAEAQNIDWSALFAPAPRRQAGLTAATLLKLTSAHYGTKRQKKTESKPASGSEAAATTQGEISSKPVCGEATLTKRTTHPKHADQLKHIKQGTEDPVRSQLDSTIQGCCSLCKSETLDPEWKGTVGGQECLKHELHRGSSLGFSLKTIKKEQVETDVSSCYCCSQERCVEYSHRLALFLGDKTFKEPEDGTMFHHHHHHHHHHHHHLQSPHSVSHPAAITISPHAYTCFPGYYVHFSHPDTPPSPMPPLALCPKSGKRPKLLPSTGPQPSGITHPVYCCTSVEACYGEPCRINGYSSYTSVIPAIARGGCSFSPTDCTKCNHGIKRADDYPSTLNDHHSSSSIPISPDPRTLTGCPFPTVPPAGQSVPHVQTPLSDPSQPQPPLQVAKECPQIAKSPSGSRSGARGTGSISAAVCPLNRNKKQKLGVASVGGRTVAKQPKNGRQKSTNGWQPVGLPFQKEVFSVGEEALVLRKCFEGVQRDGDLIRVRDTVLLKSGPRKKSLPYVAKISALWEEPESGELMMSLFWYYRPEHTQGGRNPSIHCENEIFASRHQDVNSVACIEDKCYVLTLAQYCRFCALVKRHREGVSDCAAAFVVPPSVVNAMPTHHCVPDDVDPELVFFCRHVYDFRYGRLLKNLQ
- the bahd1 gene encoding bromo adjacent homology domain-containing 1 protein isoform X3, producing the protein MVKAQRSQPVKCGKPRKEKGSKEKGGGVKKGKERKNELRGRKKKDKKESLAGGDGEALDCRVLLTRLEEKRVEGKEKDASKSGKKKKVKVKKKLQSSSSQRRTKSGFKKTPTAKQQALEPKINQSDALLMFPAPVFEPRRRRMASLNAEAVNSLLLYRNDSLASNHTKKRQPSSEDKAKDSLTKTEHRSHKTKKVSPRGKADPKERPKKQRRSAAEAQNIDWSALFAPAPRRQAGLTAATLLKLTSAHYGTKRQKKTESKPASGSEAAATTQGEISSKPVCGEATLTKRTTHPKHADQLKHIKQGTEDPVRSQLDSTIQGCCSLCKSETLDPEWKGTVGGQECLKHELHRGSSLGFSLKTIKKEQVETDVSSCYCCSQERCVEYSHRLALFLGDKTFKEPEDGTMFHHHHHHHHHHHHHLQSPHSVSHPAAITISPHAYTCFPGYYVHFSHPDTPPSPMPPLALCPKSGKRPKLLPSTGPQPSGITHPVYCCTSVEACYGEPCRINGYSSYTSVIPAIARGGCSFSPTDCTKCNHGIKRADDYPSTLNDHHSSSSIPISPDPRTLTGCPFPTVPPAGQSVPHVQTPLSDPSQPQPPLQVAKECPQIAKSPSGSRSGARGTGSISAAVCPLNRNKKQKLGVASVGGRTVAKQPKNGRQKSTNGWQPVGLPFQKEVFSVGEEALVLRKCFEGVQRDGDLIRVRDTVLLKSGPRKKSLPYVAKISALWEEPESGELMMSLFWYYRPEHTQGGRNPSIHCEILCLGKTP
- the bahd1 gene encoding bromo adjacent homology domain-containing 1 protein isoform X2, giving the protein MVKAQRSQPVKCGKPRKEKGSKEKGGGVKKGKERKNELRGRKKKDKKESLAGGDGEALDCRVLLTRLEEKRVEGKEKDASKSGKKKKVKVKKKLQSSSSQRRTKSGFKKTPTAKQQALEPKINQSDALLMFPAPVFEPRRRRMASLNAEAVNSLLLYRNDSLASNHTKKRQPSSEDKAKDSLTKTEHRSHKTKKVSPRGKADPKERPKKQRRSAAEAQNIDWSALFAPAPRRQAGLTAATLLKLTSAHYGTKRQKKTESKPASGSEAAATTQGEISSKPVCGEATLTKRTTHPKHADQLKHIKQGTEDPVRSQLDSTIQGCCSLCKSETLDPEWKGTVGGQECLKHELHRGSSLGFSLKTIKKEQVETDVSSCYCCSQERCVEYSHRLALFLGDKTFKEPEDGTMFHHHHHHHHHHHHHLQSPHSVSHPAAITISPHAYTCFPGYYVHFSHPDTPPSPMPPLALCPKSGKRPKLLPSTGPQPSGITHPVYCCTSVEACYGEPCRINGYSSYTSVIPAIARGGCSFSPTDCTKCNHGIKRDDYPSTLNDHHSSSSIPISPDPRTLTGCPFPTVPPAGQSVPHVQTPLSDPSQPQPPLQVAKECPQIAKSPSGSRSGARGTGSISAAVCPLNRNKKQKLGVASVGGRTVAKQPKNGRQKSTNGWQPVGLPFQKEVFSVGEEALVLRKCFEGVQRDGDLIRVRDTVLLKSGPRKKSLPYVAKISALWEEPESGELMMSLFWYYRPEHTQGGRNPSIHCENEIFASRHQDVNSVACIEDKCYVLTLAQYCRFCALVKRHREGVSDCAAAFVVPPSVVNAMPTHHCVPDDVDPELVFFCRHVYDFRYGRLLKNLQ